The genomic stretch TTTAGAGTAAAGCTGCAGCCAAAACAGGTACTGCCACATACCAGTGGGATATCATGAGATCTTTGGGCTTAAATGATCAGGAAATTGCCAAGTTTGCCAACGCTGACCACTGGCTGGAGTACTTCCCTCCTCTGGCTGTCACAGATCTTAAAAGCATGGGAGTCAAGGTAAATGTGTATCATAATTATATTGTTGCTTTCTCACTGAAAATGGTTTCCACTTCCAGACTTTAGTCCAAGTGATTTCAAAGTCTAAgcttacaaataaaaacagcttaaaaATACAATTCCTGCTCATATCTAGCAAATGGAATGTTAATAAAATCTCATTTATGATGTGAAAGTAAATATTTAGGTCCTGTACAAGGTATCTATCACTTGTCAAGCCTCTGTCTAGTGTCTGTGCATTTTAGGCATTCAGCCCACATTTTCATGCTAAATTGGTGCCAAATGTCACGCTGTTCCTCACAGGTCGACTGGAGGCGTTCATTCATCACCACCGATGTCAACCCTTTCTATGACTCCTTTGTCCGATGGCAGTTTGTTACACtaaaggagaggaaaaagatTAAGTTTGGGAAAAGGTGAGATAGTTCCGGAGGATATtcagatatttttgttataacTAGAATAGGTTTTCATTTTTACGTGTGATTCTGTGAATAAACAATGTTAATTTCTCTTGTAGGTATACAATCTATTCCCCCAAGGATGGGCAGCCATGTATGGACCATGACAGGCAAACCGGAGAGGTATGTTCTTTTGAAATGTTTATGAAAAGACAACATTTCATATGCctgtattgtgtttgtaaataggGAGTTGGGCCTCAGGAGTACACCCTTATTAAAATGAAGATTGTTGAGCCATACACTGCAAAATTCAAGTCAAAAGTCTTTTATAGCAGGTACAAAACAttgatgtaaatataaatgtctTCATATTGTCAAGTGAGCTAAAATTATGTTTGTCTTATAGTGGCATGAAGGGCAAAAACATCTTCTTGGTGGCGGCCACTCTGAGACCGGAGACTATGTTTGGTCAGACAAACTGCTGGGTGAGGCCGGATATGAAGTATGTGGCTTTTGAGACGGTGAGCGGAGACGTATTTATCTGCACACGGAGGTCTGCGCGAAACATGTCCTTCCAGGGCTTTACCAAGGAGAACGGAGTGGTGCCCGTCGTCATGGAGATCCTCGGACAGGTGCTTATAGAGCCATAATTACCTTAGTTTGTTTGTGATTTGTAAAACTCATCCTGTGTTAGATTTTGTTATACAGATGACATTTTATGTATCCCATGATGAGGCTGCAATAGGGCAACAGTCACagcagtgtatttttttttttttaagaggcaaaaatgacaaaaatgcatgaatttaccaaacaaaaatgagaagaaacatcatCGATCATCCTTTAACAGTAATACAAAACCATGGCCAAACTatagttatattttattacttattatatCTTTTCTTCCAGTTGTATGACACATTTAGCGTTGCTCTAGTATATGACCGGCTTTACGAACAAAAATTGAATGTTAAAAGTCAATCTGACATTAAACAGTAATCGATTAACATTTGGGTTACTTTTTTGGACtgaagatatatttttttacattttagtttacaATTATCGAGTAACCAGATGATCTTTACATATGTACCTGAAGTGTGTAATGCTCATTCATCTGTTTGTTGTCAGGATATATTGGGATGTGCCTTGAGTGCCCCTCTGACGTCCTATAAATAATCTATGCACTGCCTATGCTCACCATCAAAGAGGACAAAGGTATcttgataaataaatgcataatgtaTTCCCGCATATCTTATTAATCAATGTCACTTTCTAAATAGGCACCGGTGTCGTAACTAGCGTCCCTTCTGATGCTCCTGACGATATTGCTGCTCTCAGAGATATCAAGAAAAAAGAGGTACAAGTTTTTGAAATGCTAGGAGTATTTGGTCTTTATTGAGCTATGTTTAACTATAAGTGCATATCCTATTGCTGTCTGAAGGCTCTAAGAGAGAAGTATGGCATTGAGGACAAGATGGTATTGCCTTTCGAGCCGGTAcgtagatttatttttatcctCTATCTTGTTCTGACTCCTGACATTTTAACTGTATGAAAGGACATTTCTTTAGGTTCCTATCATTGAAATACCTGGTTATGGAAACTTGTCAGCTCCTCTGGTCTGTGATGAACTCAAGATTCAAAGCCAGAATGACAAAGAGAAACTGGCTGAAGCTAAAGAAAAGGTCTACCTGAAAGGATTTTATGAAGGGGTGAGATGATTTATGGTAATACTTTATACTTTCTCTAacgttaaaggtgtactatgtggATTTTCTGGTTTGGTGGCCATCATCTTCTGTTCTCTGGAGAGCTTATTCTTTTGTctgacatgtctgtgtaatccctcagtcgtccaggtctgatccacagtaaaagccaaaagtaaaatctgtcaactggacaaaacattaggagtgaagacgtttcgctgccgGCCAGacctgaagaagaggcttggatgaacagcaaaacgtctttgtccagttgacagattttacttttggcttttactgtggatcagacctggacgactgagggattacacagacatgtcagACAAAAGAATAAGCTCTCCAGAGAACAGAAGATGATGGCCACCAAACCAGAAAATccacatagtacacctttaaagttAGAGAAAGTGTAAAGTATTACCATAAATCATCTCACCCCTTCATAAAATCCTTTCAGGTAGACCTTTTCTTTAGCTTCAGCCAGTTTCTCTTTGTCATTCTGGCTTTGAATCTTGAGTTCATCACAGACCAGAGGAGCTGACAAGTTTCCATAACCAGGTATTTCAATGATAGGAACCTAAAGAAATGTCCTTTCATACAGTTAAAATGTCAGGAGTCAGAACAAGATAGaggataaaaataaatctacgTACCGGCTCGAAAGGCAATACCATCTTGTCCTCAATGCCATACTTCTCTCTTAGAGCCTTCAGACAGCAATAGGATATGCACTTATAGTTAAACATAGCTCAATAAAGACCAAATACTCCTAGCATTTCAAAAAACTTGTACCTCTTTTTTCTTGATATCTCTGAGAGCAGCAATATCGTCAGGAGCATCAGAAGGGACGCTAGTTACGACACCGGTGCCTATTTAGAAAGTGACATTGATTAATAAGATATGCGGGAAtacattatgcatttatttatcaagATACCTTTGTCCTCTTTGATGGTGAGCATAGGCAGTGCATAGATTATTTTATAGGACGTCAGAGGGGCACTCAAGGCACATCCCAATATATCCTGACAACAAACAGATGAATGAGCATTACACACTTCAGGTACATATGTAAAGATCATCTGGTTACTCGATAATtgtaaactaaaatgtaaaaaaatatatcttcaGTAACCCAAATGTTAATCGATTACTGTTTAATGTCAGATTTACTTTTatcattcacatttttgttcGTAAAGCCGGTCATATACTAGAGCAATGCTAAATGTGTCATACAACTGGAAGAAAAGatataataagtaataaaatatCACTATAGTTTGGCCATGGTTTTGTATTACTGTTAAAGGATGATCGatgatgtttcttctcatttttgtttggtaaattcatgcatttttgtcatttttgccacttaaaaaaaaataaaaaatacactgctGTGACTGTTGCCCTATTGCAGCCTCATCATGGGATACATAAAATGTCATCTTATATAACAAAATCTAACACAGGATGAGTTTTACAAATCATAAACAAACTAAGGTAATTATGTCTCTATACGCACCTGTCCGAGGATCTCCATGACGACGGGCACCACTCCGTTCTCCTTGGTAAAGCCCTGGAAGGACATGTTTCGCGCAGACCTCCGTGTGCAGATAAATACGTCTCCGCTCACCGTCTCAAAAGCCACATACTTCATATCCGGCCTCACCCAGCAGTTTGTCTGACCAAACATAGTCTCCGGTCTCAGAGTGGCCGCCACCAAGAAGATGTTTTTGCCCTTCATGCCACTATAAGACAAACATAATTTTAGCTCGCTTGACAATATGAagacatttatatttacatcaaTGTTTTGTACCTGCTATAAAAGACTTTTGACTTGAATTTTGCAGTGTATGGCTCAACAATCTTCATTTTAATAAGGGTGTACTCCTGAGGCCCAACTCcctatttacaaacacaatataggcatatgaaatgttttcttttcataAACATTTCAAAAGAACATACCTCTCCGGTTTGCCTGTCATGGTCCATACATGGCTGTCCATCCTTGGGGGAATAGATTGTATACCTACAAGAGAAATGAACATTGTTTATTCACAGAATCACACGTAAAAATGAAAACCTATTCTAgttataacaaaaatatctgaATATCCTCCGGAACTATCTCACCTTTTCCCAAACTTAatctttttcctctccttcaGTGTAACAAACTGCCATCGGACAAAGGAGTCATAGAAAGGGTTGACATCGGTGGTGATGAATGAACGCCTCCAGTCGACCTGTGAGGAACGGCGTGACATTTGGCAGCAATTTAGCATGAAAATGTGGGCTGAATGCCTAAAATGCACAGACACTAGACAGAGGCTTGACAAGTGATAGATACCTTGTACAGGACCTAAATATTTACTTTCACATCATAAATGAGATTTTATTAACATTCCACTTGCTAGATATGAGCAGgaattgtatttttaagcagtttttatttgtaagcTTAGACTTTGAAATCACTTGGACTAAAGTCTGGAAGTGGAAACCATTTTCAGTGAGAAAGCAACAATATAATTATGATACACATTTACCTTGACTCCCATGCTTTTAAGATCTGTGACAGCCAGAGGAGGGAAGTACTCCAGCCAGTGGTCAGCGTTGGCAAACTTGGCAATTTCCTGATCATTTAAGCCCAAAGATCTCATGATATCCCACTGGTATGTGGCAGTACCTGTTTTGGCTGCAGCTTTACTCTAAAAAGTGAtacaaagtaaaatgtaaatataactgaTCATAGGAAAGTTAATGCGGTTCTATCtttttaaaaaccttttttCCTTTTGCTTTGTCTTTGATAACAATTTCATCATTGGTCTTTggcttctccttctcctcttcatcttcatcagGAAACTGCGGAGGGTTACCATAGAGCTCCATCTCTCGTTTTAGTTTGTCTGCACAGGCCTGAGACATCAgtctttattattgtttgtgttcAGGTTCAATGTGAGTCTAAATATAGCTCTGAGTATGAACTAAAGGAATGTACTATTGATTGTAATACACAATAGATGGATCAACAAAAAGAAGTAATAGAGTTGCAACGCTCCACTTACTTTGATGGGCATTCCTGTGCAGTGCAGTCCAAAGGGGAAAAGGCTGTTCTTGCCCTTCAGCATC from Periophthalmus magnuspinnatus isolate fPerMag1 chromosome 14, fPerMag1.2.pri, whole genome shotgun sequence encodes the following:
- the LOC117381115 gene encoding leucine--tRNA ligase, cytoplasmic — encoded protein: MKIVEPYTAKFKSKVFYSSGMKGKNIFLVAATLRPETMFGQTNCWVRPDMKYVAFETVSGDVFICTRRSARNMSFQGFTKENGVVPVVMEILGQDILGCALSAPLTSYK